Proteins encoded within one genomic window of Streptomyces profundus:
- a CDS encoding sialidase family protein, protein MPLVVATSAALGLLVAAAPAALAGGGDGGTPPAACDSSVPFVSGTEGYDTFRVPSAVVLPSGALLAFAEGRVSGASDTGEIDVVARRSEDGGCTWGPLTVVAEGAGDTRGNPAPVIDPATGRLVLVTCYNSGEVTEAEIMRGEVTPEQSRRVFVQTSDDEGRTFTPPREITDQAKLPDWRWYATGPGHAIALTTGEHAGRLLVPANHSAAPPAGSPDTGRESRYYGSHALYSDDGGVTWELGYVDDSYDGAVNSNESSAAELPDGRVYFSARDQNGEAAGNRLGGYSSDGGASLEGPLLAQPGLESVPVVQGSVLRLPGEEGPLLFSGPSNPDAREALTVWRSDDDGASFEPAVTLSEQPAAYSDLVRLDDGTVGVLYETGVQGPYETVEFRRLDES, encoded by the coding sequence GTGCCGCTGGTGGTGGCGACCAGCGCCGCGCTCGGCCTGCTGGTCGCGGCGGCACCGGCCGCGCTGGCCGGCGGTGGTGACGGCGGCACGCCCCCTGCGGCCTGTGACTCCTCGGTGCCGTTCGTGTCCGGCACCGAGGGCTATGACACCTTCCGGGTGCCGTCCGCCGTGGTGCTGCCGTCAGGGGCGCTGCTGGCCTTCGCCGAGGGGCGGGTCTCGGGCGCGAGCGACACCGGCGAGATCGATGTGGTGGCGCGCCGGTCCGAGGACGGCGGCTGCACCTGGGGCCCGTTGACGGTGGTGGCCGAGGGTGCCGGCGACACCCGGGGGAACCCGGCGCCGGTGATCGATCCGGCGACCGGCCGGCTGGTGTTGGTGACCTGCTACAACAGCGGCGAGGTCACCGAGGCGGAGATCATGCGCGGCGAGGTCACCCCGGAGCAGAGCCGGCGGGTCTTCGTGCAGACCAGCGACGACGAGGGGCGGACCTTCACGCCGCCCAGGGAGATCACCGACCAGGCGAAGCTGCCCGACTGGCGCTGGTACGCGACCGGTCCCGGGCACGCCATCGCGCTGACCACCGGCGAGCACGCCGGGCGGCTGCTGGTGCCGGCCAACCACTCGGCGGCCCCGCCCGCCGGCTCGCCCGACACCGGGCGGGAGTCGCGCTACTACGGTTCGCACGCGCTCTACAGCGATGACGGGGGCGTCACCTGGGAGTTGGGCTATGTGGACGACAGCTATGACGGGGCGGTCAACTCCAACGAGTCCAGCGCGGCCGAACTCCCCGACGGACGCGTCTACTTCAGCGCCAGGGACCAGAACGGCGAGGCGGCGGGGAACCGTCTCGGCGGCTACTCGTCGGACGGCGGGGCGAGCCTGGAGGGGCCGCTCCTCGCACAGCCGGGCCTTGAGTCGGTGCCCGTGGTGCAGGGCAGCGTGCTCCGACTCCCGGGCGAGGAGGGGCCCTTGCTCTTCTCCGGGCCGTCCAACCCGGACGCCAGGGAGGCGTTGACGGTCTGGCGCAGCGACGACGACGGGGCCTCGTTCGAGCCGGCGGTGACGCTCTCCGAGCAGCCGGCGGCCTACTCGGATCTGGTGCGTCTGGACGACGGCACGGTCGGCGTGCTCTACGAGACCGGTGTCCAGGGCCCGTACGAGACGGTCGAGTTCCGCCGTCTCGACGAGAGCTGA
- a CDS encoding dihydrodipicolinate synthase family protein — protein sequence MTLPARLTGVIPPVCTPLNPRGEVDTASLTRLVDQLVGAGVNGLFLLGSSSEAAFLTDRQRVTVVETVAAHVGGGVPVLAGAIDMTTPRVVEHARAALAAGADAIVATAPFYTRVQPQEIERHFRELAHRIQAPVLAYDLPVAVHSKLGADLVLTLAADGVLAGLKDSSPDLGAFREVLRELRDGAAGEGFAVLTGSELIVDAALLLGADGVVPGLGNVDPHGYVRLVAHCERGEWKEAGAEQDRLGRLFALVDEGSPGRMGRGSSAIGGFKTALHLRGWIDHPTTAEPQIPLDERETERVAHHLAVAGLL from the coding sequence ATGACTCTGCCCGCCCGCCTCACCGGGGTGATCCCCCCGGTCTGCACTCCCCTGAACCCCCGGGGCGAGGTGGACACGGCGTCCCTGACCCGCCTGGTCGACCAGTTGGTCGGCGCGGGCGTGAACGGGCTCTTCCTGCTGGGCTCGTCCTCGGAGGCCGCGTTCCTCACCGACCGGCAGCGGGTCACCGTCGTGGAGACCGTCGCCGCCCATGTCGGCGGCGGGGTCCCGGTGCTGGCCGGCGCCATCGACATGACCACGCCCCGGGTGGTCGAGCACGCCCGCGCCGCGCTGGCCGCCGGCGCCGACGCCATCGTGGCCACCGCCCCCTTCTACACCCGGGTCCAACCCCAGGAGATCGAACGGCACTTCAGGGAGCTGGCGCACCGGATCCAGGCCCCCGTCCTCGCCTACGACCTGCCGGTCGCCGTGCACAGCAAGCTGGGCGCCGACCTGGTGCTGACCCTGGCCGCCGACGGCGTCCTCGCCGGGCTCAAGGACTCAAGCCCGGATCTCGGCGCCTTCCGCGAGGTGCTGCGCGAACTGCGGGACGGCGCGGCGGGGGAGGGGTTCGCCGTCCTCACCGGCTCCGAACTCATCGTGGACGCGGCCCTGCTGCTGGGCGCCGACGGCGTCGTCCCGGGCCTGGGCAACGTCGACCCGCACGGCTATGTCCGGCTGGTCGCGCACTGCGAGCGCGGCGAGTGGAAGGAGGCCGGCGCCGAACAGGACCGGCTCGGGCGGCTGTTCGCCCTGGTGGACGAGGGCTCCCCAGGCCGGATGGGCCGCGGCTCGTCCGCCATCGGCGGCTTCAAGACGGCGCTCCACCTGCGCGGTTGGATCGACCACCCGACCACGGCCGAGCCGCAGATCCCGCTCGACGAACGGGAGACGGAGCGCGTCGCCCACCATCTGGCGGTGGCCGGGCTGCTCTGA
- a CDS encoding oligopeptide/dipeptide ABC transporter ATP-binding protein, with protein sequence MSVDDETQAPLMELRQAHLSYAARGGGLFRPPRVQALVDVDLAIAPGETLGVVGESGCGKSTLARVLVGIERPESGTVSHRGRDLWAMRPDERRRTLGVGVGMVFQDASTALNRRLPVHRVLRDPLDVHRQGSGSQRDARVRELLGLVGLPAGVADALPGQLSGGQRQRVAIARALALEPALVIADEPTSALDVSVRAQILNLLLDLKERLGLAMVFVSHDIQTVRRMSDRVITMYLGRIVEESPAERVTGHARHPYTRALFSATPGLLDPIEPIPLTGPLPSATRPPSGCPFRTRCWKADERCAESMPDFTGEPGETPDGHRFRCHHPVAASESTRQLVAQATAAATPVPHKERP encoded by the coding sequence ATGAGCGTCGATGACGAGACCCAGGCCCCGCTGATGGAACTGCGCCAGGCGCACCTCTCCTACGCGGCGCGCGGCGGCGGCCTGTTCCGCCCCCCGCGCGTCCAGGCCCTGGTGGACGTCGACCTCGCCATCGCGCCAGGCGAGACGCTGGGCGTGGTCGGCGAGTCGGGCTGCGGCAAGTCAACGCTGGCCAGGGTGCTGGTCGGCATCGAGCGGCCCGAGTCCGGCACGGTGTCGCACCGGGGCCGCGACCTCTGGGCGATGCGGCCCGACGAACGCCGCCGCACCCTGGGCGTCGGCGTCGGCATGGTCTTCCAGGACGCCTCGACCGCCCTCAACCGGCGGCTCCCCGTGCACCGGGTGCTGCGCGATCCACTGGATGTGCACCGCCAGGGCTCCGGCAGCCAACGCGACGCGCGTGTCAGGGAGTTGCTCGGCCTGGTCGGGCTGCCCGCCGGGGTGGCCGACGCGCTCCCCGGGCAGCTCTCCGGCGGTCAGCGGCAGCGCGTCGCGATCGCCCGCGCGCTGGCCCTCGAACCCGCGCTGGTGATCGCCGACGAGCCGACCAGCGCCCTGGACGTCTCCGTCCGTGCCCAGATCCTCAACCTCCTGCTGGACCTCAAGGAGCGGTTGGGGCTGGCGATGGTCTTCGTCTCCCACGACATCCAGACCGTGCGCCGGATGAGCGACCGGGTGATCACCATGTATCTCGGCCGGATCGTGGAGGAGTCACCCGCCGAACGCGTCACCGGCCACGCCCGTCACCCCTACACCCGGGCGCTGTTCTCGGCCACGCCGGGACTGCTCGACCCGATCGAGCCGATCCCGCTCACCGGGCCGCTGCCGTCGGCCACCCGCCCGCCCAGCGGCTGCCCGTTCCGCACCCGCTGCTGGAAGGCCGACGAGCGGTGCGCCGAGTCGATGCCGGACTTCACCGGCGAACCCGGCGAGACTCCCGACGGACACCGCTTCCGCTGCCACCACCCGGTGGCCGCCTCGGAGTCCACCCGCCAGCTGGTCGCCCAGGCGACCGCGGCTGCCACCCCCGTCCCGCACAAGGAGCGTCCATGA